A window of the Nocardia sp. NBC_01329 genome harbors these coding sequences:
- a CDS encoding IS982 family transposase → MTNEINTLATALYVKIDDLLKAAPDLAPWRPEIGFTPRLSDAELVTLSVMQALLGFTSEARWLRHARTHLTHLFRYLPKQPGYNKRLRAAASLITHVLRALSIDTTLWTDDVWVIDSTPVECGRSKETVRRSDLAGWAEYGYCASHSRYFWGLRLHLVATLGGLPVGFALTGAKADERDTLIAIFTADPRLVADRPGQTLIADKNYFGAGFEARLAEAGLPLLRPTRKGEATRSGARLFKPLRQTVESINQTLKGQLDLERHGGRTPAGVTVRILQRLLALTAAIWHNDKTGTPIHRSLTAYDH, encoded by the coding sequence GACTGCACTCTATGTCAAGATCGATGACTTGTTGAAGGCTGCTCCCGACCTGGCGCCGTGGCGTCCGGAAATCGGTTTCACACCCCGGCTCAGCGACGCGGAACTGGTGACGTTGTCGGTGATGCAGGCCCTGCTCGGGTTCACCTCCGAGGCCCGCTGGTTACGGCATGCCCGCACCCATCTCACCCATCTGTTCCGCTACCTACCCAAACAGCCCGGCTATAACAAGCGGCTCCGCGCGGCGGCCTCCCTCATCACCCATGTACTCAGGGCGTTGTCGATAGACACGACGTTGTGGACCGACGACGTGTGGGTCATCGATTCCACCCCGGTCGAGTGCGGCAGGTCGAAGGAGACGGTTCGCCGTTCGGATCTGGCTGGATGGGCCGAATACGGTTACTGCGCATCACATTCCCGCTATTTCTGGGGCCTACGCCTGCACCTGGTCGCCACCCTGGGTGGACTACCAGTCGGGTTCGCGTTGACCGGCGCGAAGGCCGACGAGCGCGACACCCTAATCGCCATCTTCACCGCCGACCCGCGCCTCGTCGCCGACCGGCCAGGACAGACTCTGATCGCGGACAAGAACTACTTCGGCGCCGGGTTCGAGGCCCGCCTCGCGGAGGCGGGCCTACCACTGTTGCGGCCGACCCGCAAAGGCGAGGCCACCAGATCCGGCGCCCGGCTGTTCAAGCCGCTGCGACAAACTGTCGAATCGATCAACCAAACCTTGAAAGGACAGCTCGACCTCGAACGACACGGCGGCCGGACCCCAGCCGGGGTCACCGTCCGGATCCTGCAACGACTCCTCGCCCTCACCGCCGCGATCTGGCACAACGACAAAACCGGCACACCCATCCACCGATCCCTGACCGCCTACGATCACTGA
- a CDS encoding GntR family transcriptional regulator, whose amino-acid sequence MRSSIVEHMGDALLAERWAEGDRLPSIAVLSCEHSVSKTTMSHALRLMREDGLLLSLRGIGYCVAPGAAARVRNTRRRLLVPKYVTPLLNEKRWIGISDGELELMLGVRTY is encoded by the coding sequence ATGCGCTCCTCCATCGTCGAACACATGGGCGATGCGCTTCTGGCCGAAAGATGGGCAGAGGGGGACAGGTTGCCATCGATCGCGGTGCTCTCATGCGAGCACTCCGTTAGCAAGACGACCATGAGTCACGCTCTACGGCTCATGCGCGAGGACGGTCTTCTCTTGAGTCTTCGCGGGATCGGCTACTGCGTGGCGCCCGGGGCCGCCGCTCGAGTTCGCAACACTCGCCGCCGATTGCTCGTTCCCAAGTACGTCACGCCACTCCTGAACGAGAAGCGCTGGATCGGCATCTCGGACGGCGAACTGGAACTGATGCTGGGAGTGCGAACATACTGA